TGGGCGCCGGGGGGCGTCTGATTGGGTTTGATAAAGATCCGGCCGCGATTCGAGAGGCAACCTCAATAGAGGATAGCCGTTTTCACATCGTTCACGCCCCATTTTTGGACTTCTCGAAAGAGTTGGACAATCTCGGGATTGGTGGCGTGGATGGTGTGCTGATGGATTTAGGAGTGTCATCTCCTCAGTTGGACGAGGCTGAACGGGGGTTTAGCTTTAGATTCGACGCGCCTCTAGATATGCGGATGGACAATTCACGTGGTCAAACGGCTGCGGATTGGGTTAATACTGCCTCAGAGGCAGATCTCACAAAGGTGATAAAGGAATATGGTGAAGAGCGGTATGCTAAACAGGTTGCAAGCGCGATTGTTAATGCGCGCAGCCAAGAGCGCATTGGCACAACCAGGCAACTTGCCAAGGTCGTGGCGACGGCCGTCCGTTCACGCGAGCAGGGCCAGGACCCCGCGACGCGTACCTTTCAAGCTATACGGATTTACATCAATCGCGAACTTGAGGAACTATCGCTAGTTCTTCCGCAAATCATTGGTCGTCTCAATCATCAGGGACGATTGTCTGTGATTAGCTTCCATTCTTTGGAAGACCGAATAGTAAAACACGCATTTCGCGATGCGGTGACGGTAGATACGCTACCTAGCCGATTGCCTATTCGTGCTGATCAGATGAAGCCCGCTGAAGCACAGTTAATAGGTAAAGCAGCAAAGCCATCTAGAGAGGAAGTGGCGGTAAATCCTCGTTCTCGTAGCGCAACGTTACGAGTGCTGGAAAAGCTTGGTGATGCGCATGTTTAAGCTCAATTTACTTTTATTGGTTGTTGCAATTGTATCTGCCTTATCGGTGGTCACTTCCCAACATAAAGCGCGCCGTTTATACGCTGCTTATGAGCAAGAAGAAAAGATGCGCCGTCAATATGGTGAAGATTACGATAAGTTATTGCTAGAACAAAGTACACAAGGGATGCATTCCAGAATTGAAAAAGAAGCCCAAGGGGCTTTGAAGATGAATGCGCCAACACCGGAAAGAACGCGAGTCGTCACTTCTGGTGGTGATGCTGTGTTAGTCATTCCACCGAAGGAAGAGTAAGAATGGCTCGCACGAGATATGCAAATCCTGACTTAGCATTAAAGTTACCAGCGTGGAGATCTGCGCTGGTCTTTGGCTTATTGGGACTTGGCTTTTTGGCCTTGGTAGGACGCTCGTTGTATTTGCAAGTGCGTCAAGAAGAGTTTCTCCAGAAAGAGGGAGAGGCTCGTTACAGTCGTGTTATTGCGTTGGTTGCAAAACGTGGTGTGATTACCGATCGTAATGGCTTGACACTAGCGAGAAGTGCACAAGCCGCAAGTATCTGGGCGAACCCTTCTGAAACAGATGAAATCACAGCCGTACAATACGCAGTACTAGCAAAAACGCTAGGCATGAATGAAAAAGATATCAAGGCAAAGTTTGCGGGTAAAGAGCGTGGCTTTGTCTATCTAAAAAGAAGAATCAACCCTGATATTGCAACCGCATTGTTGCAGCAAAAAATCCCCGGAATTTACCAGCAACCAGAATATAAACGCATCTATCCTGCCCATGAAGTCATGGCGCATATTGTTGGGTTTACCGATCCTGATGAGCATGGTCAGGAAGGTATTGAGCGCTCAAAAGATAGTCTTTTGGCAGGTAAGGCTGGTAGCTGGGGTGTAATTAAAGATCGTCGTGGTTATGTGGTAGAGGATCTGGGCAATAAAGTACCACCAAAAGATGGCGAAACCGTTGCGTTGTCTATTGATAGTGACATCCAGTACTTGGCGTATAGAGAGTTAGCCGCCGGTGTGGCAGAGGCAAAGGCTAAGGCGGGTGGTGTGGTTGTATTGGATGCACATACGGGTGAAGTGCTAGCGTTGGCTAATATTCCAACCTATAACCCAAATAATCGCTCAACGATTATCCAGGAAAATATGCGTAACCGCGTATTAACGGATCAATTTGAGCCTGGCTCTATGATGAAGCCAATCTCAATTTCTGCCGCATTAGATAATGGTGTGATTACACCAAACAGCACATTTGTTACCACCGGCAGTATGCAGATCGCTAACCGTACCATCACGGATACCCATAATTATGGGATGTTGACAACGGGTGGCGTGATCCAGAAATCGAGCAACATTGGTACCGCTACGATTGCTTTAAAGATGCCTCCGGAAATGTTGTGGACCATGTATGACAAAGTGGGGTTCGGCAAGATTCCTGCAACTGGATTTCCTGGTGAGGCCAAGGGGCGTTTGCGTCCTTTCAAAACTTGGAAGCCGGTTGAGCAGGCAACCATGTCTTATGGCTACGGTATTTCTGTGAGCCTGATGCAAGTTGCTCGTTCTTATATGATTTTTGCTAACCAAGGTGCCATTCGACCTGTCAGCATTCTAAAGCAATCGGCACCAGGCCCAGCAACTCAGGTAATTAAGCCTGAAACTGCTGCTGAAATGCTGAAGATGCTCGAGAAAGTGACGTTGCCTGGTGGTACGGCTCAGTTGGCTCAAGTAGTGGGCTATCGGGTTGGCGGTAAAACAGGGACCGCATATAAGCACGCAGCGGGTGGTTACTCGAAAAATAAATATGTAGCGTCTTTTGTTGGTGTTGCGCCTATTTCAGCACCTAGGGTGATTGTTGCTGTCATGATTGATGAGCCCGATCCTAGTAAACACTATGGTGGCCAGGTTTCAGCGCCAATCTTCAGCAAGATTACCGCTGGCATCATGCGTAAGCTAGGTGTGCAGCCAGATGCGCCCGCACAAACAGTGATTATTCCTGGCTTTGATGAGCCAGAAGCGGAGACTGGACTATGAGTCCCGATTTAATTGAACAATTTAGGAAGCTTGTATCAGATGTCACCTCGTTGACGATAGATAGTCGTGAAGTGATTGATGGTTCAGCATTCTTTGCGTTGCCGGGTGAGCATGGAGATGGACGGGATTATATTGCTGCAGCAATTGATGCTGGGGCAACTCTGATTGTCTGGGAATGCGATGGGTTTACTTGGAATCCAGCTTGGTCTGTAAAGAATCTACCTGTTAAAGATTTACGCCAACAAATTGGTGCGTTAGCGGCAAGTTTTTATGGTAAGCCGGCCGAAAAAATGCGCTGTATTGGTGTGACTGGCACAAATGGAAAGACCTCCTGCACTCATTGGCTAATGCAAGCGTTTGATTTGGTGGGTAAAAGAACTGCTGTCGTTGGTACGGTAGGCAATGGTTTTGCAGGAAACTTAACTGAAGCGACGCATACAACCCCGATGCCAATTGCTCTTCAGCAATTATTTTCGCGATTTGCAGATGCAGAAGCGGATATTGTTGCGATGGAAGTTTCATCTCATGCCTTAGAGCAAGGGCGTGCCAATGCTGTTCCATTTAAGACGGCATTGTTCACTAACTTGACGAGAGATCACCTTGATTATCATGGTGATATGCAAGCATATGCGGCGGCAAAGTCAAAATTGTTTGCCTGGCAAGGTTTAGAGACCGCAGTCTTAAATGCGGATGATCCGTTTTCTGGTGAATTGTCAAACATCGCAGAAAAGAACGGATCAAAGGTTATTACCTACGGATTATCTGTAGGGGATATTCATTGCACTTCTATCGACATGTCTATTCAAGGTTTGAACCTAGCGGTTGCTACCCCGCAAGGGGGCCTTGAAGTAAATAGTCGTTTAATTGGTGAGTTTAATATATCCAATTTGCTTGGTGTGCTCGGTGTTTTACTCGCAGAAGGTTTCTCTCTGCCAGAAGCTAAAAAGGCGCTTGAAGGCATTGAAAGCGTTGCCGGCCGAATGCAACGCGTCGGCGGTGGAGATCAGCCATTGGTAGTGGTTGATTATGCGCATACGCCAGATGCACTTGAAAAGGCATTGGGCACATTAAAAGTGGTTCTGCCTGAAAGCGGGAAATTAATTTCAGTTTTTGGCTGCGGTGGAGATCGTGACGCAGGTAAGCGTGCGGTCATGGGGGGTATTTCTACCCGTTTGGCTGATTTTACGATTATTACTAGTGATAATCCTAGAACGGAAGCCGTTGATGCCATTTTGGCAGAGGTACAATCCGGCGCAGAGCAAGGCAAATATGAAGTCATTGCGGATCGCAAGAACGCGATTCGACGAGCGATTGCTACAGCTAAAGCGGGTGACATTATCCTTGTGGCTGGAAAAGGGCATGAGGATTATCAAATTATTGGTAAAACCAAGTATCACTTTGATGACGTAGAGGAAGCAACTTTAGCACTACTTAATGCTCCGCAAGATAGCATGACTGCTTTGTCGTATGTCGCCAAAGTTGTCGGTGGTGCCTTGATTGGTCAAGATGTCGCGTTCAATTCTGTCACTCACGACACACGGTTGGTTAAGTCCGGCACATTGTATATCGCAAGGCAGGGCGCAACTTTAGATGGCCATACCTTAATTCCTGATGCGATTGCAAAAGGGGCTACCGCGGCGCTCGTCGAAAAGGCATCGCAAACGTATGGGTGTCCAGTCGTATTAGTGGAAAACGCAGACGAAGCGTTGGGCAAGCTAGCTGCTTGGTGGCGTTCTCGCTTTAGAATTCCTGTTGCGGCGATTACCGGTTCATGTGGAAAGACAACTGTTAAAGATATGCTTGCCGCTGTTTGTGCAGCCAGTGTCGGTGCTGAAAACGTTGTTGCCACAGAGGGTAGTCTAAACAATCATACAGGCTTGCCGCTAACGCTCCTTCGTCTGAGAAATCACCATCAATATGCAGTGATCGAGATGGGAATGAACCATCTTGGTGAGCTTTCCTATCTGACCCAGATTACGCGCCCAACCGTTGCTTTGGTTAATAATGCACAACCAGTCCACCTAGAAGGTGTTGGTTCGTTAGATGGCGTGGCAAAAGCAAAAGGCGAAATTTACGACGGTCTTCAAGCGAATGGTGTCGCCATCATTAATGCGGAAGATAAATACTGCGACTACTGGAAGTCTCTTAATGCGAAGCGCCACATTAAAACTTTTGGGTTTGCTAACGCCGACGTATCTGTAAGTGGCAAGTGTTTGCCTTTAGAAAGCCATGTGGAGATTCGTTCAAACCTCGGCAAGATTGAAGCAACGCTGAAACAACCAGGCGAACATAATGTCTTAAACGCCGCTGCCGTCACCGCAGTGGCGCAATCACTTGGATTGTCGAATGAGTCGATCAAGGCTGGGTTAGCGTCTTATCAAGGTAGCAAAGGCCGTCTGCAACAAAAACCAGCAAAGTTTGGTGGACGTTTAATTGACGATAGCTATAATGCCAACCCTGCCAGTATGAAAGCGGCTTTAGATGTCTTGGCAAGGCTGGATGGCACCCGAATTTATGTAATGGGTGGCATGGGTGAATTAGGTGTTGATAGTCAGTCGCTACATGCCGAAGTTGGCCAATATGCGGTGGGTAAAGTGAATTACCTATTGGCATGGGGTGGTGATAGTTTTGCTGCAGCAAAACAATTTGGGGAAAATGGATATTTCTTTGAAGATTTCCAAGCGCTACTCAATAAAGTAGCTACCTTGGTAGACAAAGACGTTACCGTTTTGGTGAAAGGGTCTCGTTCCATGAAAATGGAAAGAGTGGTTGAGTTTTTGATGGGGGAGGCCTGAGTGTTATTACTATTGGCACAATGGCTTGGTTCGGAAGTCCGAGCGTTTAACGTTATTAATTACATCACCCTGCGTGGTGTACTTGCCATGCTAACTGCATTGGCCTTTTCACTCGTACTTGGGCCGTCTGTTATTCGAAAGTTAACCGAGTTAAAGGTCGGTCAGCCATTAAGAGAAGAAAAGCTAACCACGCATGTTGCAAAAATTGGTACCCCAACAATGGGTGGGACGCTAATTTTACTCTCCATTGCGATCACCACATTACTCTGGGCGGATTTACGAAACCATTATGTATGGTTATTGCTATTTGTCACTCTGGGGACAGGTGTTATCGGGTTTGTCGATGACTATAAAAAAGTGGTTTACAAAAATCCGGCAGGTTTGTCAGGCAAAGCAAAAATGTTCTGGCAAAGCATTATTGCGATCATTGCTGGCTATTGGTTAGCTACCCATGGTTCTTTTACGTTGGATGCATTTAAAGAGGCAAGTGCTCAAACCACGCTGATTGTTCCGTTCTTCAAAACAATTGCTTTCCCGTTTGGCGTAGCTGGTTTTATGGTGCTGACTTATTTGGTGATTGTTGGCAGTAGTAATGCCGTTAACTTAACAGATGGATTGGATGGGTTGGCCATCATGCCATCTGTGATGGTTTCAGGTGCATTGGCCATTTTTGCTTATGTTGCTGGTAACGTAATTTTCTCCAAGTATTTGGGGTTGCCTCATATTCCTGGTGCAGCTGAAGTCGTTGTGTTTTGTGCCGCATTGGTCGGTGCTGGCCTAGGGTTCTTATGGTTTAACGCCTATCCTGCTGAGGTGTTTATGGGGGATGTTGGCGCGTTAGCTATTGGCTCTGCTTTGGGTACGGTAGCCGTTATTGTTAGGCAAGAAATTGTATTGGCGATTATGGGGGGGGTGTTTGTGATGGAGGCGGTGTCCGTCATGTTGCAAGTTGCCTACTTCAAATACAGTGGCGGTAAGCGCATTTTCCTCATGGCACCTCTGCACCATCACTATGAGAAAAAAGGCTGGAAGGAAACACAAGTCGTTGTTCGCTTCTGGATTATTACCATGATGTTAGTGTTGGCGGGACTTGCCACGCTTAAATTGAGGTAGCGCAAATGTACGGAAACAAACGGGTTCTAGTGCTTGGCTTAGGGGATAGCGGTTTTTCTGCTAGCCGCTGGCTCATCTCTCATGGTGCGGAAGTAACTGTCGCGGATAGTCGTGAAAATCCTCCGCAACTGGCTAAGTTTCGTGAAGCATTCCCTTCTGTTTCTATTCATTTAGGCCCATTTGACGACATGATCTTTGGTGGCGTTGACTACGTTGTGGTCAGCCCTGGTATTGCGATTGCAGAGCCATGTATTGCAAGGGCCATTGCAAAAGGGATTGAAGTAATTGGTGATGTGGAGTTATTTGCTCGCAGTGTCAAACACTGGCCAAGTAAGGTAATCGCCATTACCGGCTCAAACGGCAAAAGCACGGTGACTAGTTTGGTTGGTCATTTGTGCGAATCTCAAGGACTGAAAACCGTAGTGGCAGGCAACATTGGCCTGCCGGTTCTGGATGCACTAACAATGGCTGAGGAAGATATTGCCGATGGTGAAGGTCATCCTGATGTCTTTGTTCTTGAACTATCTAGCTTTCAACTAGAAACGACGTTCTCACTTCATTGCCATAGTGCGGCAGTGTTGAATATTTCAGAAGACCATCTAGACCGTTATAACGGAATGGATGGTTATGCAACAGCGAAGTCTCGTATTTTTCAGCAATGTGATAGTCAAGTGCTGAACAAAGAAGATTGGCGCTGTTTGGCAATGCAAAAGCAAACAAAAGCATGCTTTCATTTTGGGTTAGGTTTGCCTGAAAAAGTGACCGATTTTGGTATGGTTGAAACGCCATCCGGACCATGGTTGGTGAAAGGGGGGGACGCACTAATGGCTGTTAGTGATATCCCACTTGCCGGGCTCCACAATGCAGCGAACACCCTAGCTGCGTTTGCGCTACTAGAAGGTGCTGGTTTGGATGCAAAGGCAGCCATACCACACGTTGGCAGCTTTAAAGGTCTAGCGCATCGGGTCGAGCCCGTTGTTACCGTCAATAATGTGACTTTTATTGATGACTCAAAAGGTACCAATGTCGGGGCTACGGAAGCTGCATTAAAGGGGATGACAAGACCCGTGTTGTTGATTGCGGGTGGTGATGGCAAGGGGCAAGATTTTTCGCCATTAAAAGCCGCAATTCTGCAATCAGGAAAGGCCGTGTTTTTAATCGGCAAAGATGCGCAAGCAATTGCTGATGTGATCGGGACTGCTTTGCCTGTTTCTATGCATTCATCTTTAGAAGATGCAGTGGAAGCTGCATGGCAAGCAGCGGCGGCAGGGGACGTGATTTTGTTAAGTCCGGCATGCGCAAGCCTCGATATGTTTAAAAACTATGCACACCGTGCTGAAGTATTTATTTCCGCAGCCAAGCAAATTGCGGCTAGACAGCAAGGATAAGCATTGTTATGGGATTTTCATTTCGCCAACTACGTAACCGTCCGCAGCCAGCAGGCTCAGATCAGTTGCTGATCTGGTCGGTATTGATTTTGTTGGCAATTGGATTGGTAATGGTTTATTCCGCGTCAATTGCCTATGCGGCAACTGACAAAGATACCGGCTATAAGATGACGTATTACCTTTTGCGCCAAGCAATTTTCCTTGGAGTAGGCTTTCTAGCAGGTTTTGCTGCATACCAATTTCCTACACGGATATGGCAGCAATACGCCCCTTATGCGTTCTTGTTTGGTTTGGCGTTGTTAGTGCTGGTGTTAGTTCCTCATGTAGGCCGTGAAATTAATGGTAGTCGACGTTGGTTGGGTTTGGTGGTCATCAACCTTCAACCATCCGAACTAATGAAATTGTTTGCTGTTCTTTATGCTGCGGATTACACCGTCCGTAAAGCTGCTTACATGCACAGCTTAATCAAGGGCTTTGTCCCAATGTTCATGGTGATGCTGATCACTGGTGGTTTGCTACTGTCTGAGCCTGACTTTGGTGCGTTTGCAGTAATTACAGCCATTGCCATGGGCTGTTTGTTCCTTGGTGGGTTAAACGGCATGCTGTTTATTGGCTTGGTGGTGTTTTTGGCCATTGGCTTTGTCGGTTTGGTGGTGTTCTCACCTTATCGCTATGCTCGATTGACAGGGTTTCTAGATCCGTGGGCAGATCCATTAGGTAAGGGGTATCAGTTATCGCACTCTCTGATTGCATTTGGCCGTGGTGAATGGCTAGGGGTTGGATTAGGCGGGTCGGTTGAAAAGTTATATTACCTTCCTGAAGCGCATACAGACTTCTTGATGGCAATTGTTGCAGAAGAACTAGGCTTTGTTGGTGTGGCGGTTGTTATTGGGTTGTTTGTGGTAATGATCTGGCGAATTTTTGCGATTGGTAAACAATCGATGAAACTAGAGCGTTATTGGTCGGCATTGGCGGCGTACGGTGTTGCCATTTGGCTCGGTGTTCAATCCATTATCAATATGGGGGTAAACATGGGCTTGCTACCAACAAAAGGCCTGACGCTCCCATTGATGAGCTTTGGTGGTTCTGGGATTGTCGCAAACTTAATTGCGTTGGCGCTGGTGCTACGAATTGATTGGGAATCGAGGCAAATGATGAGGGGGTATCAGGTATGAGTAATAAAACCGCTCTCATTATGGCTGCAGGTACTGGTGGTCATATCTTCCCTGCTTTGGCTGTTGCAGATGCGCTTAGTAGCAAAGGGTGGAAGATTGTCTGGCTTGGCACGATTGGGGGAATGGAAAATCGCCTAGTAGCAAATAAAGGCTACCCTATCGTTCAGTTAGAAATGAAGGGTGTCAGAGGGAATGGCATCGTTCGTAAGCTGATGGCGCCTGCTATGTTAGCAAAATCTGTCTTGCAAGCTAGAAAGGCAATCCAAGTACATCGCCCGTCTTTGGTGGTTGGTTTTGGTGGTTATGTATGCGGCCCAGGTGCCGTTGCTGCAAAGTTGTCTGGCATTCCATTGGTCATCCATGAGCAAAATGCGATTGCCGGAATGACAAACCGTCTTGCTGCCAAAATGGCTAAGCTGATTTTGCAAGCTTTCCCGAAAGCATTTGAAGCTGCTAGCAATGTTCGTACGGTTGGAAATCCTGTTCGCGATGCGATTTGCCAGATTCAATCGCCCGCGTTGCGATATGAAAATCGGCAAGGCGCTTTAAATCTATTGGTCGTAGGTGGCAGTTTAGGAGCAAAAGCCCTGAATGAAGTTGTACCAGCCGCCATCGCTTTGCTTCCAACAGAAATGCGACCAAGGATCACTCACCAATCTGGTGAAAAACAGATTGCGGAGTTACGCGCAAATTATGAGGCTGCAGGGGTAGGTGCTGAGGCGGTTCCCTTTATTGAGGATATGGCTTCTGCTTTAGCTGCGGCTGATGTAGTGATCTGTCGAGCAGGTGCATTAACCGTCAGTGAATTAGCCGTTGCAGGCGTTCCTGGTATTTATGTGCCGTTGCCACACGCGGTGGATGATCATCAGACAGCCAATGCAAAATCGCTTACAGAGAATGATGCAGGCTGGTTATTGCCACAATCATCATTAAATGCCAACTCATTGGCTGCGCTACTGCAAGGTTTAACAAGAGAAGAATTAAAACGTCGAGCGATGAATGCTCGTCAATTAGGGTTGCCGCATGCGACTGATATGGTAGTCGTGGCATGTGAAGAGGTTGCTAAATGAGACATAAAGTAAAACATATACATTTCGTAGGCATTGGTGGCGTTGGGATGTCTGGTATTGCTGAGGTTTTGCTTAACCTTGGCTTTGAGGTCTCAGGTTCCGACTTAGCCTCTAATGCAACGACATTGCGCCTGCAAGAGGCTGGTGCAAAGGTGTTTCAAGGTCATGCACATGGGCAATTAAGTACTGCAGATGTAGTGGTTGTCTCCAGTGCGGTTAACGAAGAAAACCCAGAAGTGAAAGATGCGCGTGCAGCGGGTATTCCCGTGGTGCCACGCGCCATGATGCTTGGCGAACTAATGCGCTTACGGCAAGGGATTGCCGTAGCCGGAACACATGGAAAAACCACCACCACCAGCTTGGTCGCCTCTATTTTGGCGGGGGCAGGCTTAGACCCAACCTTCGTGATTGGTGGTCGTTTAAATGCGGCGGGCAGTAATGCCAAGCTCGGCCAAGGGGACTTTTTAGTAGCAGAAGCAGATGAGTCAGACGCCTCGTTTTTGCTACTCTCTCCTGTTATCTCGATTGTAACGAATATCGATGCTGATCATATGGATACCTATGATCATGATTTCGAAAAACTGAAGTCAGCGTTTGTAGATTTTCTACAGCATTTGCCTTTTTATGGGCGTGCTGTTTTGTGTATTGATGATGAGAACGTAAGAAGTATTCTGCCAAGAGTCAGCAAGCCAGTAACCACTTATGGTGTGTCAGCGGATGCCCATATCCGTGCAGAAAATATCGTCGCAGCAAATGGCAAAATGCAATTTGATGCAGTGTGGGAAAACGGCACAACACATCGCTTACCCATTACGCTGAATATTCCGGGACATCACAACGTATTAAATGCGCTAGCGGCTATTGCTGTCGCGCTAGAGGTTGATGCGGATGAGTCCGCTATTCAACACGCGCTTCAAGAGTTTGGTGGCGTTGGTCGACGTTTCCAACGCTATGGTGAAGTGGCTCTGCCTGAAGATGGATCTTTTACCCTAGTAGATGACTATGGACACCACCCTGTAGAAATGGAAGCGACCCTCGCGGCAGCAAGAGGCGCATTCCCGGGTCGTCGTTTAGTACTTGCGTTCCAACCGCATCGCTTTACTCGTACGCGTGATTTATTTGAAGATTTTGTACAGATCCTAAATAAAGCAGATGCACTTGTGCTTGCCGAAGTATATGCAGCTGGTGAGGCTCCCATTGTGGCCGCAGATGGACGTGCTTTATCGCGAGCTATTCGTGTTCAAGGAAAAATTGAACCGGTGTTCGTTCCAGAAATTTCAGAAATGCCAGATGCCATCTTAAGAGTTGTTCAATCTGGTGATGTAGTCATTACTATGGGCGCCGGCACAATCGGTGGGGTCCCAGCAAAATTGGTGTCAACAAAATGACCGATCAAAAAACAAAATTTGGCAAAGTTGCCGTAGTCTGCGGTGGTAATTCTGCAGAGCGTGAAGTATCACTGATGAGTGGCGAAGGCGTGCTCAATGCATTGCTTTCGAAGGGCGTGGATGCACATCATTTTGATCCTGCAGAAAAACCGCTGACCGCATTGCAAGCAGAAGGGTTTACACGGGCATTTCTAATTCTTCATGGCCCGTTTGGCGAAGATGGCACTGTTCAAGGTGCATTAGAAGTCATGGGGATACCTTATACCGGTTGTGGCGTGCTTGCTTCTGCGGTGGGGATGGATAAGTTAAGAACCAAGTTGCTTTGGAGAGCATTGTCTCTGCCAATTCCAGAGTTTGCTTTATTGGATGACGATAGCGACTTTGATGCGATTGAGACATCACTTGGATTGCCGTTGTTCGTCAAACCCGCAACGGAAGGGTCAAGCATTGGTGTGACCAAGGTAAAAAATAGCGGTGAATTAAAAGCTGCATACCTAGCAGCCAAAAAATATGACCGAGTGGTGATTGCTGAGCAATTTATTGGCGGCGGGGAATATACAGCAAGTGTGCTTGGCGATACCGTGCTGCCATTTGTGAAAATTGAGCCAGCAACAGAGTTTTACGACTACGAAGCAAAGTACTTTCGTGATGACACGGTTTATCGTTGCCCATGCGGATTGTCTGAAAGCCAAGAGGCAGAAATTGCTGCACTAGTGAAGAAAGCATTCTGGGCGATTGGTGGAAAAAGCTGGGGACGTGTTGACTTTTTAATGGATGAAGCGGGTAAAGCCTATTTATTAGAGGCCAATACCGCGCCAGGCATGACATCGCATAGTTTGTTCCCAATGGCAGCAAAGCAACTTGGAATTGCCTATGAGGATGTGGTTGTTCGTATCTTAGAAACCACCTTAGAAGGTAATGGTTAATGTTTGACGTATTGCTTGATTGGGCTGGAGATATCGCATATGTGGGATAAACCACAGGCGTTAAATGCCTTATCAAATTTGCTCTATGGTTTAGTGACATTAGCCATTCTCTACACCGGAATTTTTTTAGTGGTGAACTCAGGTATGTTCCCACTAAAAGAAATTCGCGTGGAAGGAAAGTTGGCCCATATCAGCCGTGAGCAGGTTCAATACATTGCTAAACATTCGATCAGTGGCAGCTTTTTTACTTTAGGGATTGATTCTACCCGTCAATCATTTGAAAAGTTGCCTTGGGTTAGACAAGTCAATGTTCGCCGTCGTTGGCCAGGAATGTTGCAAGTACAAATTGAAGAGCACAAAGCGATTGCTAGATGGGGCGATACCGCATTAGTAAATACGTCAGGTGAAGTATTTGATGCAACGACAGATGAAGAACTACCTATTTTTGTCGGGCCAGAAGGTACAAG
This Leeia speluncae DNA region includes the following protein-coding sequences:
- the murD gene encoding UDP-N-acetylmuramoyl-L-alanine--D-glutamate ligase; its protein translation is MYGNKRVLVLGLGDSGFSASRWLISHGAEVTVADSRENPPQLAKFREAFPSVSIHLGPFDDMIFGGVDYVVVSPGIAIAEPCIARAIAKGIEVIGDVELFARSVKHWPSKVIAITGSNGKSTVTSLVGHLCESQGLKTVVAGNIGLPVLDALTMAEEDIADGEGHPDVFVLELSSFQLETTFSLHCHSAAVLNISEDHLDRYNGMDGYATAKSRIFQQCDSQVLNKEDWRCLAMQKQTKACFHFGLGLPEKVTDFGMVETPSGPWLVKGGDALMAVSDIPLAGLHNAANTLAAFALLEGAGLDAKAAIPHVGSFKGLAHRVEPVVTVNNVTFIDDSKGTNVGATEAALKGMTRPVLLIAGGDGKGQDFSPLKAAILQSGKAVFLIGKDAQAIADVIGTALPVSMHSSLEDAVEAAWQAAAAGDVILLSPACASLDMFKNYAHRAEVFISAAKQIAARQQG
- a CDS encoding D-alanine--D-alanine ligase, coding for MTDQKTKFGKVAVVCGGNSAEREVSLMSGEGVLNALLSKGVDAHHFDPAEKPLTALQAEGFTRAFLILHGPFGEDGTVQGALEVMGIPYTGCGVLASAVGMDKLRTKLLWRALSLPIPEFALLDDDSDFDAIETSLGLPLFVKPATEGSSIGVTKVKNSGELKAAYLAAKKYDRVVIAEQFIGGGEYTASVLGDTVLPFVKIEPATEFYDYEAKYFRDDTVYRCPCGLSESQEAEIAALVKKAFWAIGGKSWGRVDFLMDEAGKAYLLEANTAPGMTSHSLFPMAAKQLGIAYEDVVVRILETTLEGNG
- the murG gene encoding undecaprenyldiphospho-muramoylpentapeptide beta-N-acetylglucosaminyltransferase, which produces MSNKTALIMAAGTGGHIFPALAVADALSSKGWKIVWLGTIGGMENRLVANKGYPIVQLEMKGVRGNGIVRKLMAPAMLAKSVLQARKAIQVHRPSLVVGFGGYVCGPGAVAAKLSGIPLVIHEQNAIAGMTNRLAAKMAKLILQAFPKAFEAASNVRTVGNPVRDAICQIQSPALRYENRQGALNLLVVGGSLGAKALNEVVPAAIALLPTEMRPRITHQSGEKQIAELRANYEAAGVGAEAVPFIEDMASALAAADVVICRAGALTVSELAVAGVPGIYVPLPHAVDDHQTANAKSLTENDAGWLLPQSSLNANSLAALLQGLTREELKRRAMNARQLGLPHATDMVVVACEEVAK
- the ftsW gene encoding putative lipid II flippase FtsW; translated protein: MGFSFRQLRNRPQPAGSDQLLIWSVLILLAIGLVMVYSASIAYAATDKDTGYKMTYYLLRQAIFLGVGFLAGFAAYQFPTRIWQQYAPYAFLFGLALLVLVLVPHVGREINGSRRWLGLVVINLQPSELMKLFAVLYAADYTVRKAAYMHSLIKGFVPMFMVMLITGGLLLSEPDFGAFAVITAIAMGCLFLGGLNGMLFIGLVVFLAIGFVGLVVFSPYRYARLTGFLDPWADPLGKGYQLSHSLIAFGRGEWLGVGLGGSVEKLYYLPEAHTDFLMAIVAEELGFVGVAVVIGLFVVMIWRIFAIGKQSMKLERYWSALAAYGVAIWLGVQSIINMGVNMGLLPTKGLTLPLMSFGGSGIVANLIALALVLRIDWESRQMMRGYQV
- the murC gene encoding UDP-N-acetylmuramate--L-alanine ligase, with amino-acid sequence MRHKVKHIHFVGIGGVGMSGIAEVLLNLGFEVSGSDLASNATTLRLQEAGAKVFQGHAHGQLSTADVVVVSSAVNEENPEVKDARAAGIPVVPRAMMLGELMRLRQGIAVAGTHGKTTTTSLVASILAGAGLDPTFVIGGRLNAAGSNAKLGQGDFLVAEADESDASFLLLSPVISIVTNIDADHMDTYDHDFEKLKSAFVDFLQHLPFYGRAVLCIDDENVRSILPRVSKPVTTYGVSADAHIRAENIVAANGKMQFDAVWENGTTHRLPITLNIPGHHNVLNALAAIAVALEVDADESAIQHALQEFGGVGRRFQRYGEVALPEDGSFTLVDDYGHHPVEMEATLAAARGAFPGRRLVLAFQPHRFTRTRDLFEDFVQILNKADALVLAEVYAAGEAPIVAADGRALSRAIRVQGKIEPVFVPEISEMPDAILRVVQSGDVVITMGAGTIGGVPAKLVSTK